A window from Alphaproteobacteria bacterium encodes these proteins:
- the dnaA gene encoding chromosomal replication initiator protein DnaA, which produces MVKSVEGRDIQGEWARVRAVIRKEVGEETYRSWLKPLVLVGDGAGEIHLAAPTRFIRDWVSDHYGDRIRELWRAERPEIEVIEFDVATIAAQAAGPQTIDGQVLAGGQAGADGGRHQAGIKADFRAEVRGDGANYADFGGPLDSRFTFANFVVGNSNELAFAAARRCAESPVVPFNPLFLYGGVGLGKTHLMHAIAWHIRARDPNRRVVYLSAEKFMYLFIRALRFRDTMAFKEQFRQVDVLMIDDVQFIIGKESTQEEFFHTFNALVDQNHQVVISADKSPTDLEGMEERLRSRLGWGLVADIHPTTYELRMGILQAKAEELKIDVPEKVLEFLGHKITSNVRELEGALNRIAAHAQLVGRPVTLEHTQEVLHDLLRANERRITIEEIQKRVAEHFNIRLSDMHSARRARAVARPRQVAMYLCKQLTQRSLPEIGRKFGGRDHTTVMHAVRKVDELVGSDNSFAEDVHLLRRMLEN; this is translated from the coding sequence ATGGTCAAGTCTGTCGAAGGTCGGGATATCCAGGGTGAGTGGGCTCGCGTCCGGGCGGTGATCCGCAAGGAAGTCGGAGAGGAAACCTACAGGAGCTGGCTCAAGCCGCTGGTCCTGGTGGGCGACGGCGCGGGCGAAATCCACCTTGCGGCGCCAACCCGCTTCATTCGCGATTGGGTGAGTGACCATTACGGCGACCGGATCCGGGAGCTGTGGCGGGCCGAGCGTCCCGAAATCGAGGTGATCGAATTCGACGTCGCGACGATCGCCGCCCAGGCAGCCGGTCCGCAAACCATCGATGGCCAGGTCTTGGCCGGCGGTCAGGCGGGCGCCGATGGCGGGCGCCATCAGGCTGGCATCAAGGCGGATTTCAGAGCCGAAGTCCGGGGCGACGGCGCAAATTATGCCGATTTCGGCGGACCTCTCGATTCGCGCTTCACCTTTGCCAATTTTGTCGTCGGCAATTCCAACGAGTTGGCCTTTGCCGCGGCCCGGCGCTGCGCCGAGTCGCCTGTCGTGCCGTTTAATCCGCTCTTCCTCTATGGCGGCGTCGGGCTCGGCAAGACCCATCTGATGCATGCCATCGCCTGGCATATCCGGGCGCGCGATCCCAATCGGCGGGTGGTGTATCTTTCGGCCGAAAAATTCATGTATCTGTTCATCCGCGCGCTGCGCTTCCGCGACACCATGGCGTTCAAGGAACAGTTCCGCCAGGTGGACGTGCTGATGATCGACGACGTTCAGTTCATCATCGGCAAGGAATCCACACAGGAAGAATTCTTCCATACTTTCAATGCACTGGTGGATCAGAACCATCAGGTTGTGATCTCGGCGGACAAGTCGCCGACTGACCTTGAGGGCATGGAGGAGCGGCTGCGCTCGCGCCTCGGCTGGGGGCTCGTCGCCGATATCCACCCCACCACTTACGAGCTGCGCATGGGCATCCTCCAGGCCAAGGCGGAAGAGCTCAAAATCGATGTGCCGGAAAAGGTGCTCGAATTTCTCGGCCACAAGATCACCTCAAACGTGCGCGAGCTCGAGGGCGCGCTTAACCGCATCGCCGCCCACGCCCAGCTCGTCGGCCGGCCGGTCACGCTGGAACACACCCAGGAAGTGCTGCACGACCTGCTGCGGGCGAATGAACGGCGGATTACCATCGAGGAGATTCAGAAACGCGTCGCCGAGCACTTCAATATCCGTCTTTCCGACATGCACTCGGCCCGCCGCGCGCGGGCGGTGGCCCGCCCGCGCCAGGTGGCGATGTATCTGTGCAAGCAGCTCACCCAGCGCTCGCTACCTGAAATCGGACGCAAATTCGGCGGGCGCGACCACACCACCGTCATGCACGCGGTGCGCAAGGTGGACGAGCTTGTGGGAAGCGACAATTCCTTCGCCGAGGACGTGCACCTGCTTCGCCGGATGCTCGAAAACTGA
- the rpsT gene encoding 30S ribosomal protein S20: MANIKSARKRIRQDERRTAENRARTTRIRTYVKNVQTAIATGDKAAATAALRAAEPELARGVRRGVLHWRTASRNVSRLAKRIAAL, encoded by the coding sequence ATGGCCAACATCAAATCCGCCCGCAAACGCATCCGTCAGGACGAACGGCGCACGGCCGAGAACCGCGCCCGAACAACGCGCATTCGTACCTACGTGAAGAACGTGCAGACCGCTATCGCAACCGGCGACAAGGCGGCTGCGACAGCGGCGCTTCGCGCGGCGGAACCGGAACTGGCCCGCGGCGTTCGTCGCGGCGTGCTGCATTGGCGCACGGCCAGCCGCAACGTTTCACGACTGGCCAAGCGCATAGCGGCGCTTTGA
- the dnaN gene encoding DNA polymerase III subunit beta: MKLTIERSELLKSLAHVQSVVERRTTIPILSNVRIEAGEDGLGLTATDMDIAIVETATAKVSQGGTTTAPAHTLYDIVRKLPDGSEIQISQDGEKGQLHLQAGRSKFRLACLPVGDFPSLSAGDLPHKFTIPAADLRSLIDRTRFAISTEETRYYLNGIYLHAAETEDGKPALRAVATDGHRLARVDAALPDGAADMPGIIIPRKTVGELRKLIEDTDGEVEVALSDIKISFAFDHVVLTSKLIDGTFPDYNRVIPPDNDKILELDCKLFAEAVDRVATISTEKSRAVKLAVQPKGLTISATSPENGTASEELEVSYESDAIEIGFNSRYLLDIAQQIDANGAQFAMADAASPTVVRDLSDPGALYVLMPMRV, from the coding sequence ATGAAACTCACAATCGAACGCTCCGAACTTCTGAAATCCCTGGCGCATGTCCAAAGCGTCGTCGAGCGCCGGACCACGATACCAATCCTCTCCAACGTGCGCATAGAGGCGGGCGAGGATGGTCTCGGCCTGACGGCGACGGATATGGATATCGCGATTGTCGAAACCGCCACGGCCAAGGTGAGCCAGGGCGGGACCACGACGGCACCGGCCCATACGCTCTACGATATCGTGCGCAAGCTGCCGGACGGCTCGGAAATCCAGATCAGCCAGGACGGCGAGAAGGGCCAGCTCCACCTGCAGGCCGGGCGCTCGAAATTCCGTCTCGCCTGCCTGCCGGTGGGGGATTTTCCGTCGCTCAGCGCAGGCGACCTGCCGCATAAATTCACCATTCCGGCGGCTGATCTGCGCAGTCTGATCGACCGCACGCGCTTCGCCATTTCGACCGAGGAAACGCGCTATTACCTCAACGGCATATACCTTCATGCGGCCGAGACGGAGGATGGCAAGCCGGCCCTGCGCGCCGTGGCGACCGACGGTCACCGGCTGGCGCGCGTCGATGCCGCGCTGCCCGACGGCGCGGCCGACATGCCCGGTATTATCATTCCGCGCAAGACGGTGGGCGAATTGCGCAAGCTGATCGAGGACACCGACGGCGAGGTGGAAGTCGCGCTTTCCGACATCAAGATTTCCTTCGCCTTCGATCACGTGGTGCTGACCTCGAAGCTGATCGACGGCACCTTCCCCGATTACAACCGGGTCATTCCGCCCGACAACGACAAAATTCTCGAACTCGATTGCAAGCTGTTCGCCGAAGCGGTGGATCGGGTAGCGACCATCTCGACGGAAAAATCGCGCGCCGTGAAGCTGGCGGTGCAGCCCAAGGGGCTGACCATCTCGGCGACCAGCCCGGAGAACGGTACGGCCTCGGAAGAGCTCGAGGTGAGTTATGAGTCGGATGCCATCGAGATCGGATTCAATTCCCGCTACCTGCTTGATATCGCTCAGCAGATTGACGCCAACGGGGCACAATTCGCCATGGCCGACGCGGCCTCGCCCACGGTGGTGCGTGACCTGTCCGACCCCGGCGCCCTTTACGTCCTGATGCCGATGCGCGTGTGA
- a CDS encoding DNA replication/repair protein RecF, protein MTSPNQNQSQVRVSPERSTGASAAGAFESLTVSRLDLANFRCYPGLRFEMGPGPVVLTGPNGAGKTNLLEALSLLVPGRGLRRARISELRTRGGASPWAIAARIEGPLGPVEIGTGERPGPADGRDDADAGDDTRAGEGHAARETAARERSGRRVVRIDGRLRRGQAPLADVMNALWLTPDMDRIFAESAAQRRRFLDRIVAGFDANHAGRVATFEHALRERSRLLRDWVRFGRPVDGPWLSALEERMAAEGVAIAASRRAVVARLDRASAENSGAFPGVRLAVTGFLENALAHGPALEAEDSYRGSLNRTRRIDGETGGACDGPHRADLLAHHRAKDMPADQCSTGEQKALLISIVLSVARLQALEHALPPVLLLDEVVAHLDGTRREALFRELEGLGGQAWLTGTDEALFDGLKGRGQFFRVAEGAIQPRAAT, encoded by the coding sequence GTGACGAGTCCGAACCAAAACCAGAGTCAGGTCCGGGTCAGCCCGGAACGATCGACCGGCGCCAGCGCCGCGGGTGCGTTCGAAAGCCTGACGGTCAGCCGTCTCGATCTCGCCAACTTCCGCTGCTACCCGGGGCTGCGCTTCGAAATGGGGCCGGGACCGGTGGTGCTGACGGGGCCGAACGGGGCGGGCAAGACCAACCTGCTCGAGGCGCTCTCGCTGCTGGTGCCGGGCCGCGGCCTGCGCCGGGCGCGAATTTCGGAACTGCGCACGCGGGGCGGCGCCAGCCCCTGGGCGATTGCGGCCAGGATCGAGGGGCCGCTCGGTCCGGTCGAGATCGGCACCGGCGAAAGGCCGGGCCCGGCGGACGGTCGTGACGATGCGGACGCGGGCGACGACACGCGTGCGGGAGAGGGGCATGCGGCGCGGGAAACGGCGGCACGTGAAAGGAGCGGGCGCCGGGTGGTCCGGATCGATGGCCGGTTGAGGCGCGGCCAGGCCCCGCTCGCCGATGTGATGAACGCATTATGGCTGACCCCGGATATGGATCGGATCTTTGCCGAATCGGCGGCGCAGCGCCGGCGGTTTCTTGACCGGATCGTGGCCGGGTTCGACGCCAACCACGCCGGGCGCGTCGCCACTTTCGAGCACGCGCTGCGCGAAAGATCGCGCCTGCTGCGCGATTGGGTGCGGTTCGGCCGCCCGGTAGACGGTCCCTGGCTGAGCGCGCTCGAGGAGCGCATGGCGGCCGAAGGAGTCGCGATCGCGGCCAGCCGGCGGGCGGTGGTGGCGCGGCTGGACAGGGCTTCGGCCGAGAATTCGGGTGCGTTTCCGGGCGTGCGGCTGGCGGTCACGGGGTTTCTCGAAAACGCGCTCGCGCATGGCCCCGCCCTGGAGGCGGAAGATTCGTATCGCGGGAGCCTGAACCGGACCCGGCGTATCGATGGCGAGACGGGCGGCGCGTGTGACGGGCCGCACCGCGCCGATCTGCTGGCGCACCACCGGGCGAAGGACATGCCGGCCGATCAATGCTCCACCGGCGAGCAGAAGGCGCTTCTGATTTCGATCGTGCTGTCCGTCGCGCGCCTGCAGGCTCTCGAGCATGCCCTGCCGCCGGTGCTGCTGCTCGACGAGGTGGTGGCGCATCTCGACGGGACACGCCGCGAGGCGCTGTTCCGGGAACTCGAGGGCCTTGGGGGTCAGGCCTGGCTGACGGGCACGGACGAGGCGCTGTTTGACGGGCTCAAGGGGCGGGGCCAGTTCTTCCGTGTCGCCGAGGGCGCCATCCAGCCGCGCGCGGCGACCTG
- a CDS encoding rhodanese-like domain-containing protein, with the protein MSHGAASDGSYAGDVTVQEAWRILKEHEDALLVDVRTRAEWNWVGVPALSDIGKEPAFIEWQQFPSGDLNPNFVDAVKAQAPDRDAPVLFLCRSGARSEAAAKALTAAGLTKCFNISDGFEGPPDDQHHRGRLAGWKAAGLPWIQK; encoded by the coding sequence GTGAGCCACGGTGCGGCTTCAGACGGCAGTTACGCCGGGGACGTGACAGTCCAGGAAGCCTGGCGGATTCTCAAGGAACATGAGGATGCGCTTCTCGTGGACGTCCGGACCCGAGCGGAATGGAACTGGGTCGGTGTGCCGGCGCTGAGTGACATCGGCAAGGAGCCCGCCTTCATCGAGTGGCAGCAGTTCCCGTCGGGCGATCTCAATCCGAATTTCGTTGACGCGGTCAAGGCACAGGCACCGGATCGGGATGCGCCGGTCCTCTTCCTGTGCCGGTCCGGAGCGCGCTCGGAAGCGGCCGCGAAGGCGCTGACGGCGGCCGGGCTGACCAAGTGCTTCAACATCTCCGACGGCTTCGAGGGGCCGCCGGATGATCAGCACCATCGGGGACGGCTCGCTGGCTGGAAAGCCGCCGGTCTGCCCTGGATACAAAAATGA